One genomic window of Nitrososphaera sp. includes the following:
- a CDS encoding MFS transporter, which translates to MFILQTIGVLDTANVSYAALTMAGNLQFTATTFGIGAGIFFIGYLLFQLPVSVLAENRSARKCISIVVASSGAVAMGTALINNDWQFYIMRFALGACAAGLFPALVVYSSHWFGARQRGLVYSVLIAAFAVSQIIAGPVSTQILSNNWIGIQGWRWMFILEGLPALLMAPVAYKVLSDRPGSAEWLTPSERRSVEGRLAAEHKLKSSAAAHTWKIAIREREVLTLAAIYGLWLAANYGLLFFLPTMVGEITALPLTSIGLILAAISTAAFIALILFGKLSDRSRDKKLLALVPLVIGAAALIVCTLTHQNATVSIVLLGVTVVGFGSAFGVFWTLPTLFLSETSAAVSIGLIGAIGNLGGFIGPSVSGYLRSSTGAFTSSNILFVVLAVSAALLILTLKKTRVPSIESIHG; encoded by the coding sequence ATGTTCATCCTGCAAACAATCGGGGTTCTGGATACTGCCAATGTTAGTTACGCAGCGCTGACAATGGCTGGGAACCTTCAGTTCACCGCGACGACGTTCGGAATAGGAGCCGGCATTTTCTTCATCGGGTACCTGCTGTTTCAATTGCCAGTGTCCGTACTTGCTGAGAACCGCAGTGCCCGCAAGTGCATTTCCATAGTTGTAGCAAGTTCGGGAGCAGTTGCCATGGGCACGGCGTTAATCAACAATGATTGGCAGTTCTACATTATGCGCTTCGCCCTTGGAGCCTGTGCTGCGGGTTTGTTCCCCGCTCTTGTTGTCTATTCATCCCACTGGTTCGGGGCAAGACAGAGGGGCTTGGTTTACTCGGTCCTAATTGCAGCATTTGCCGTATCGCAGATTATTGCAGGCCCTGTCTCCACTCAGATCTTGAGCAATAATTGGATTGGCATCCAAGGTTGGCGCTGGATGTTTATTCTTGAGGGCCTACCGGCGCTCCTAATGGCTCCTGTAGCCTATAAAGTACTGAGCGACAGGCCGGGTTCTGCAGAGTGGTTAACCCCTAGTGAGAGGCGATCGGTAGAGGGACGACTAGCCGCTGAGCACAAGTTAAAGTCGAGTGCAGCGGCCCATACATGGAAAATAGCAATTAGGGAACGCGAAGTACTTACGCTGGCCGCTATCTATGGCTTATGGCTTGCAGCCAATTACGGTCTGCTATTCTTCCTTCCCACCATGGTAGGCGAAATCACCGCGCTCCCACTTACGTCCATCGGTCTTATACTGGCCGCCATTTCGACGGCGGCGTTCATTGCGCTGATACTGTTCGGTAAATTATCGGACCGAAGCCGGGACAAGAAATTACTCGCACTCGTCCCTCTGGTAATAGGAGCTGCGGCTCTTATTGTGTGCACGCTTACCCACCAGAATGCAACGGTATCAATAGTTCTACTTGGTGTAACCGTGGTTGGATTCGGCTCCGCCTTTGGAGTATTCTGGACGCTTCCGACGCTTTTCCTTAGCGAAACTTCGGCCGCTGTGTCAATTGGTCTTATAGGCGCAATAGGAAATCTGGGCGGCTTTATCGGTCCATCTGTCTCTGGTTATTTGCGATCCTCCACAGGCGCATTTACAAGCTCGAACATTCTCTTTGTTGTTCTGGCAGTGTCAGCTGCCTTGCTCATACTGACTCTGAAAAAAACGCGAGTCCCAAGTATAGAGTCCATTCATGGCTGA
- a CDS encoding patatin-like phospholipase family protein — MSQNGKEVPTKQRALIFQGGGSLGAYEAGVYSTLVERLTSQIEKTAGPNPQDQNLFDVVAGISSGAINAAIVVSYVLAKRRQGKSALESWKGSAEHLATFWRDLSSEPFLEMTPFFEKTWAEWWQGWKTWASTWGTPEMKAAVPTSEAARRYYAARQFSLFGAPNVFGIVPYFDQRYLDNLLNFRYRFDSSPLRSSVSRYAEFPIQSNFSKNEPRLLLGAVDVQAGSFVTFDSFDSKTVYFIDQSNDAKRVSGSKRPVVISYPDGLTIDHVMASTTLPINSAYLQLADKNNPDEPRTFWDGALLNNTPLRQLTNQHRDFWLDPKLNFTPVEREMTRGIVEDMEKIGTIPELEIYIVDLWPSRLKERRVRTDNDFVLDRLWDLVYQDTTYNDEKSAKLITDYVDMVRQLVEIAKKQDKDAVEKILSTPSLSANITYNPADTPKVRKQLVYSKFPIRDVFRVELVDDGNSIANKFGDYSTKTIQSLIERGQADSLRTWNEIRSVQATADSMPTPLDGSKAPQDDPKISKVKPTKT, encoded by the coding sequence ATGTCCCAAAACGGAAAGGAAGTGCCAACGAAGCAGAGGGCATTAATCTTCCAAGGTGGTGGTTCACTCGGCGCATATGAAGCCGGCGTCTACAGTACCCTAGTTGAGCGGCTTACGTCTCAGATTGAAAAGACGGCTGGACCTAACCCTCAGGATCAAAACCTATTTGATGTTGTTGCGGGCATTTCAAGCGGCGCAATAAACGCTGCTATTGTTGTTTCTTACGTTTTAGCAAAAAGACGGCAGGGCAAAAGTGCGCTTGAGAGCTGGAAAGGCTCAGCTGAGCACCTAGCAACCTTTTGGAGGGATCTCTCTTCGGAGCCATTCTTGGAGATGACTCCATTTTTCGAAAAGACCTGGGCAGAGTGGTGGCAGGGTTGGAAGACTTGGGCCAGCACATGGGGAACGCCAGAAATGAAAGCAGCTGTTCCTACTTCCGAAGCGGCCCGACGCTACTATGCGGCAAGGCAGTTCTCACTATTTGGAGCCCCAAACGTCTTCGGCATCGTTCCATACTTTGACCAGCGGTACCTTGACAACCTGTTGAATTTTAGATACAGGTTTGACAGCTCGCCCTTGCGAAGCTCGGTCTCAAGGTATGCAGAATTTCCAATTCAGTCCAACTTTTCGAAAAATGAGCCAAGGCTCCTGCTAGGCGCAGTCGATGTCCAGGCTGGAAGCTTTGTTACTTTTGATAGTTTTGACAGCAAGACTGTCTACTTTATCGATCAGTCGAATGACGCAAAAAGAGTCTCAGGAAGCAAGCGTCCGGTGGTAATTTCATACCCTGATGGACTCACAATAGACCATGTTATGGCTAGTACTACGCTCCCAATCAATTCTGCCTATTTGCAACTGGCAGACAAGAATAATCCTGACGAACCGCGAACGTTCTGGGACGGCGCTCTTTTGAATAATACGCCACTCCGCCAGCTTACTAACCAGCACCGAGATTTCTGGCTGGATCCAAAGCTCAATTTCACCCCCGTCGAACGGGAGATGACACGCGGCATTGTAGAAGATATGGAGAAGATTGGAACTATCCCTGAACTCGAGATATACATCGTTGACCTGTGGCCTTCTCGATTGAAGGAAAGACGCGTGAGGACGGACAATGATTTTGTGCTGGACAGGCTATGGGACCTTGTTTACCAGGACACCACATACAACGACGAAAAATCTGCAAAGCTAATCACAGATTATGTCGACATGGTCCGGCAGCTAGTCGAAATAGCGAAAAAGCAAGACAAGGATGCAGTAGAAAAGATACTTTCTACTCCATCTCTTAGCGCAAATATTACCTACAACCCTGCTGACACCCCCAAAGTTAGAAAGCAGCTTGTCTACTCTAAATTCCCAATTAGAGATGTCTTTAGAGTGGAACTGGTTGACGATGGCAACTCTATCGCAAACAAATTTGGAGACTATTCCACCAAGACAATCCAATCTCTCATAGAGCGAGGACAGGCCGATTCGCTACGAACATGGAATGAAATTCGAAGCGTTCAAGCCACCGCAGATTCTATGCCAACTCCACTCGATGGCTCCAAAGCGCCCCAAGATGATCCAAAGATATCTAAGGTAAAGCCAACCAAGACGTAG
- a CDS encoding alkaline phosphatase family protein, giving the protein MAKDNPIKHVVVLMLENNSFDRILGSLSQVKPVDGISPNSPFTNNYSGHSYAQAPDDTRTVSPDPKHDLKDVLIQCSKDNDGNEMSGFVRNFAESYPQLSGDKLGQVMSYYPLNSLPALHQLASEFAVCDRWFSSIPGPTWPNRLFAMTGTSQGRVTMPEGIMDLNLHWYDQPTVFDRLNEKGISWKVYFGDIPVSEILVHQWEPENSARHRPMVEFPLHASAENLDDFPSFAWIEPSYLPPSANDYHPPHDMFDGEELVRSVYNALRSNSRLWNSTLFVLLFDEHGGFFDHVVPPAAISPDHHNEEWTFDRLGVRVPAILISPWVQNTVISKTFDHTSLLKYLTELWGLGPLGSRTANANSIGEAISTESRTDTPASLPSSPPRPIQAIPLQRLSEHQMSLISLSHALESMAEEDAAIVAARSSQVLSGPASQIDAAFDRFAAFLRHRTGLLPDTKLQSSNH; this is encoded by the coding sequence ATGGCAAAGGACAACCCGATAAAACACGTAGTCGTATTAATGCTTGAGAACAATTCATTTGATCGCATTCTCGGCTCATTGTCGCAAGTAAAGCCTGTTGATGGCATCAGTCCCAATTCTCCGTTTACAAACAACTATTCGGGGCATAGCTATGCTCAGGCACCTGATGACACCAGAACTGTTAGCCCAGATCCGAAGCACGATCTAAAGGATGTCCTGATCCAGTGCAGCAAGGACAACGACGGTAACGAAATGAGCGGATTTGTCAGGAACTTTGCCGAGTCTTATCCCCAGCTTTCAGGCGACAAGCTTGGGCAAGTAATGAGCTACTACCCGCTCAACAGCCTTCCAGCCCTGCATCAGCTTGCGTCTGAATTTGCAGTCTGCGATCGCTGGTTTTCTTCGATCCCCGGGCCCACCTGGCCTAACCGCCTTTTTGCCATGACCGGAACCTCACAGGGCAGGGTGACTATGCCTGAAGGCATTATGGACCTCAATCTACATTGGTATGACCAGCCAACCGTATTTGACAGGCTAAATGAAAAGGGAATTTCTTGGAAAGTATACTTTGGAGATATACCAGTCTCGGAGATTCTTGTGCACCAATGGGAGCCTGAAAACTCTGCGCGACATAGGCCTATGGTAGAGTTTCCACTTCATGCTTCTGCAGAGAATTTAGATGATTTCCCAAGCTTCGCATGGATAGAACCCAGTTACCTTCCGCCTAGCGCTAATGACTACCATCCACCTCACGACATGTTTGATGGCGAGGAGCTTGTTCGAAGCGTATACAATGCATTGCGCTCAAACTCACGGCTTTGGAACTCGACATTGTTTGTACTGCTTTTTGACGAGCATGGAGGCTTTTTCGACCACGTCGTACCTCCAGCTGCCATTTCACCTGACCACCATAACGAAGAATGGACCTTTGACAGATTGGGGGTTCGCGTTCCGGCAATCTTGATTTCTCCCTGGGTACAGAATACCGTCATCTCCAAAACCTTTGATCATACCAGTCTTTTGAAATACCTGACAGAATTGTGGGGTCTTGGCCCCCTAGGATCGAGAACAGCGAATGCGAACTCGATTGGCGAGGCAATATCGACAGAATCTCGCACAGATACCCCCGCGTCCTTACCCTCGTCACCTCCTCGCCCTATTCAAGCGATTCCATTACAACGACTATCAGAGCATCAGATGTCATTGATCTCCTTGTCCCATGCTTTAGAATCAATGGCAGAGGAAGATGCCGCTATAGTAGCTGCAAGGAGTAGTCAGGTTCTTAGCGGACCCGCGAGTCAGATTGATGCCGCATTCGATCGGTTTGCGGCGTTCCTGCGGCACCGGACTGGTCTGCTCCCGGATACTAAATTGCAAAGCAGCAACCACTGA
- a CDS encoding alpha/beta fold hydrolase: MVSLKDLYRKSHAVIIGISNYKEPDLKLNNAVNDARDMAIILEEKYGFEKENIKVLLNEEATRATLADLFENYLGSSEISNQDRLLVYYSGHGTIRLRTDPSGKSAEQSYLIPQDATPGKYDTYYDLDVIRSSCAFCSAKHILIVFDSCFSGTLFARVRNLEGPDAGATDDKFLAWNMAKKAIQAIAATDKNQVALDDNMNQNTMQNGDGAHHGAFTGYLLDYLNNPNVLDQNGILTATQVGSYLQKAVPRGQISQNPVYGPLYGTEGAEFIFQIFAQSKTNSIDDQPVNQPLSDLLRAEDVEQFNLLRGEAPNLAKQSFRRRNLEHANFKNAILCDVNLSEADAKGADFSGADLSDACLDFADLRTAEFKGSVLEKASFQFALLSGAKNLERAGLDPQSFDGANFDSPEVDGDAQTHSGIASFFDLKSAPAKYVEVGSYKTRYLDYPRPICENKTAQEPIPTVLLHGLLGSADTWLLMTNSLSKYLRLIVPDIIGSGDSDKPNVKYDLEFFMKFLSDFFASLSIGKANIVAMSVGARQAIEFTLRFPSLVNKLVLCSPQILYPGFPIDGVINAVTSMDGPALMKALIQGTNVNDYYARDIDAGKAVRSSVDYFVQNIQQPELRHSYASTLCELQNYPALPGRLSKISVPTLLVWGEEDSMSPISYAAQFNEIPNLQYLKMEDCGHAIPLEKPLELSKAILKFLLNLG, from the coding sequence TTGGTTTCTCTAAAGGATCTGTACCGAAAGAGCCATGCTGTTATCATTGGAATTTCGAACTATAAAGAACCTGACCTAAAGTTGAACAATGCCGTAAATGACGCTCGGGATATGGCTATAATACTTGAGGAAAAGTATGGCTTTGAAAAGGAGAACATTAAAGTTCTGTTAAATGAGGAAGCGACGCGTGCAACTCTTGCAGACCTATTTGAAAATTACCTTGGGAGCAGTGAGATTTCCAATCAAGATCGTCTCTTAGTTTATTATTCAGGGCACGGCACCATTAGGCTCAGAACGGATCCGTCGGGCAAAAGCGCAGAACAATCTTACTTAATCCCCCAGGACGCCACCCCGGGCAAATACGACACATACTATGACCTAGACGTGATCAGATCAAGCTGCGCATTCTGCTCGGCTAAGCACATTTTGATTGTATTTGACAGTTGTTTTAGCGGTACCCTTTTTGCGCGCGTAAGAAATTTGGAGGGCCCGGATGCTGGGGCAACAGATGACAAGTTCCTAGCATGGAATATGGCCAAGAAAGCAATTCAGGCAATTGCAGCGACAGACAAGAACCAGGTTGCGCTGGATGATAATATGAACCAAAATACAATGCAAAATGGAGATGGAGCTCACCACGGGGCGTTCACGGGTTATTTACTGGATTATCTTAACAATCCAAATGTTCTGGATCAGAATGGGATCCTTACCGCAACTCAAGTTGGTTCCTATCTGCAAAAGGCAGTCCCACGAGGACAGATAAGCCAAAATCCTGTTTATGGTCCGCTTTATGGCACCGAAGGCGCCGAATTTATCTTCCAGATATTCGCACAATCGAAAACCAACTCTATCGATGATCAGCCAGTAAACCAGCCTCTCTCAGATTTGCTAAGAGCTGAAGACGTCGAGCAATTTAACCTACTTCGCGGAGAAGCTCCAAACTTAGCGAAACAAAGTTTTCGACGAAGAAACCTCGAGCATGCCAATTTCAAAAATGCAATCCTGTGTGATGTCAACCTGAGCGAAGCTGATGCAAAAGGAGCAGACTTTTCAGGAGCTGATCTCTCTGACGCTTGCTTGGACTTTGCCGATCTCAGAACCGCAGAGTTTAAAGGCTCAGTTCTTGAGAAAGCATCCTTCCAATTCGCGCTACTAAGCGGGGCAAAAAACCTAGAGCGTGCAGGATTGGATCCTCAATCTTTTGATGGGGCCAATTTCGACTCCCCTGAGGTGGACGGTGATGCACAAACTCACTCCGGAATTGCCTCATTCTTTGATCTTAAATCTGCACCCGCAAAATACGTCGAGGTTGGATCGTACAAGACACGCTACCTTGATTATCCCCGTCCAATTTGCGAAAACAAGACGGCACAAGAACCCATTCCTACAGTCCTTCTACATGGCCTCCTTGGGTCTGCCGACACATGGCTTTTGATGACGAACTCGTTATCAAAGTACCTAAGGTTAATTGTGCCTGACATTATCGGCTCTGGAGATAGCGACAAACCTAATGTCAAGTATGATCTCGAATTCTTCATGAAATTTCTTTCAGATTTTTTTGCAAGCTTGTCTATAGGGAAGGCAAACATTGTAGCGATGTCAGTAGGCGCGCGTCAAGCAATTGAATTTACGTTAAGATTTCCTTCGCTGGTAAACAAGTTAGTTTTATGCAGCCCTCAAATACTATATCCTGGCTTTCCCATAGACGGAGTAATCAATGCTGTGACAAGCATGGATGGACCCGCGCTAATGAAGGCACTTATTCAAGGTACCAATGTAAACGACTATTACGCTAGAGATATTGACGCAGGAAAGGCTGTCCGGTCCTCTGTGGATTATTTCGTTCAGAATATACAGCAGCCTGAGCTACGCCACTCTTATGCTTCGACGCTATGCGAACTCCAAAATTATCCTGCGCTTCCGGGTAGGTTGTCCAAGATATCCGTCCCAACTTTGCTAGTTTGGGGTGAGGAGGACTCTATGTCGCCGATTTCGTATGCGGCTCAGTTTAATGAAATCCCAAACTTGCAATACCTAAAGATGGAGGATTGTGGGCATGCCATACCTCTTGAGAAGCCACTCGAATTAAGCAAAGCCATCCTGAAATTTCTCCTCAACCTCGGATAG
- a CDS encoding caspase family protein, giving the protein MPHSSAGDLSIRELYTKSHAIVIGISNYRDEKLRLKNPVNDANAIAKVLRENHGFDDVELIIEEDASKQKLELLFEDRIRSSEITKDDRLLIYYSGHGEVRQSTDQQGRHYEESYILPYDARLGSFGSYLNLNTVTDNCQRCSAKHVLLILDSCYSGTALIQGRNLKPDEQITDEYLRRITSKRSLQALAATDRTQLALDSGSGIVGLSMEHGAFSGCLLDVLSRKFDPDNDGILTASEVGSFLQKNIPRSKIPQNPLYGYMPGSENGEFIFNIYKVSQSRDAVSSPLSSFVNELSPLAKAALDYFKRRDYDRAIIFYDRILEINPNHVESLNRKGISYLRLNRFNEARECFEQVLKIEADNFEALDNMDRLKQVAAFDHTNLSKSNILGILAIIGPSNKGKPFLPRRISSIDECKEHFGDTGSLTRDIALAFDNGATEILAMRVVNQTSHFPSGILRGRKRDLVKFTARRKFKRLVVQVLPGATDDTVRLQVEADGEIEDYDNLTMVPISTLNLVNIINTNSKSISAESLISDPQQNPIPQRIEFQEEELDPLIRDYERAFEILENEPEVGILYLSNVFDPAVHRLADAHCQIMSNAQSNRGHLPSPRLAICSVSALEPVGQAVLRTQILASDSTILVAPSPYGAAVAALISRLEYPETVTNKEIVVNETTPVYNENELALLAQNGILAVKSNMHGGVIANGRTTSKEDIRVMRIAYHAVRGIINAVIQFSKNKLETKVRVSPRIRLEAVKGFSPPRSAYLPDLLLDLKKEITNLLISMEKDGAITENKKSNSPEAFLFNISTESLEDFIDQIVRIDISLRITQDSILSSVNFRLEVKFG; this is encoded by the coding sequence TTGCCTCATAGCTCTGCGGGTGACCTTTCAATTAGAGAGCTTTATACAAAAAGCCACGCAATTGTGATCGGTATATCAAATTATCGAGACGAAAAACTGCGGTTAAAGAATCCTGTAAATGATGCCAATGCTATCGCGAAAGTTTTAAGAGAAAATCATGGTTTTGACGACGTAGAGCTCATTATCGAAGAGGATGCATCCAAGCAAAAACTCGAGCTCCTCTTTGAGGACAGAATTAGGAGCAGTGAAATCACAAAAGATGATAGACTTCTCATCTACTATTCGGGACATGGCGAAGTCCGGCAGAGTACTGATCAGCAGGGGAGACATTATGAGGAATCCTATATTCTTCCATACGACGCCAGACTAGGTTCGTTTGGATCTTATCTAAATCTGAATACAGTGACAGATAATTGTCAAAGGTGTAGTGCTAAGCACGTTCTCCTGATCTTAGACAGCTGCTATAGCGGAACGGCACTAATTCAAGGAAGGAATTTGAAACCAGATGAACAGATCACAGATGAGTACCTAAGGAGGATTACCAGCAAGAGATCGTTGCAGGCTCTAGCTGCAACTGATAGAACGCAATTAGCGTTGGATAGCGGTTCTGGAATAGTCGGTCTATCTATGGAACACGGAGCATTTAGCGGATGTCTACTTGACGTATTGTCAAGGAAATTTGATCCTGATAACGATGGTATTCTGACAGCCAGTGAGGTTGGATCTTTCTTGCAAAAAAACATCCCACGCAGCAAGATACCCCAGAACCCACTTTATGGCTATATGCCAGGAAGTGAAAACGGAGAATTTATCTTTAACATCTACAAGGTGTCACAATCTCGAGATGCGGTTTCCTCGCCGCTGTCATCATTCGTCAATGAACTGTCTCCACTGGCAAAGGCAGCCTTAGATTATTTCAAAAGAAGAGACTATGATAGGGCAATTATCTTTTATGATAGAATACTTGAGATAAACCCCAACCACGTCGAATCTCTTAACCGAAAAGGTATTTCCTATTTGAGGTTAAATCGCTTTAACGAAGCGCGTGAATGTTTTGAGCAGGTTCTAAAAATAGAGGCCGATAATTTTGAGGCCCTAGATAATATGGATAGGCTCAAGCAGGTGGCCGCGTTTGACCACACCAATCTCAGCAAGTCTAATATTTTGGGAATTTTGGCGATTATAGGGCCGTCAAACAAAGGAAAACCGTTTCTTCCGAGAAGAATTTCAAGTATTGATGAATGTAAAGAACATTTTGGCGATACAGGATCGTTAACAAGAGACATTGCTTTGGCATTTGACAACGGCGCCACCGAAATTTTGGCAATGCGCGTCGTGAATCAAACATCCCACTTTCCTTCAGGAATACTCAGAGGACGCAAAAGAGATTTGGTTAAGTTTACAGCTAGGAGGAAATTCAAGCGGTTAGTAGTCCAAGTTCTGCCCGGAGCGACGGATGATACAGTGAGGTTGCAAGTCGAGGCAGACGGAGAAATCGAAGATTATGATAATCTAACGATGGTACCTATTTCCACACTTAACCTTGTAAATATCATAAATACAAATTCAAAGTCTATCTCAGCCGAGTCATTAATTTCAGACCCCCAGCAAAATCCAATTCCTCAGAGAATCGAGTTCCAAGAGGAAGAGCTGGATCCTTTAATCCGTGACTATGAACGAGCGTTTGAAATACTTGAAAACGAACCTGAGGTAGGCATTTTGTATTTATCTAACGTCTTTGATCCGGCGGTACATCGACTTGCAGACGCTCATTGCCAGATCATGAGCAATGCACAATCTAACCGCGGTCATTTGCCTAGTCCCCGACTAGCCATATGCTCTGTGTCGGCGCTTGAGCCGGTAGGGCAAGCGGTTCTGAGAACTCAGATTTTAGCTTCAGATTCAACAATTTTGGTAGCTCCCTCTCCATATGGCGCTGCCGTTGCTGCACTAATTAGCCGACTCGAATACCCTGAGACTGTTACCAATAAAGAGATAGTCGTTAATGAAACTACCCCAGTATATAATGAAAATGAACTCGCGTTGTTAGCTCAAAATGGAATCCTTGCAGTAAAATCCAACATGCACGGAGGAGTAATAGCTAATGGGAGAACGACGAGCAAAGAGGATATTCGCGTTATGCGAATCGCGTATCACGCAGTTCGAGGAATAATTAATGCCGTCATACAATTTTCGAAGAACAAACTCGAAACGAAAGTTAGAGTAAGCCCAAGGATCCGGTTGGAAGCCGTCAAAGGCTTCTCCCCGCCGCGAAGCGCATATTTGCCCGACTTATTACTTGATCTGAAGAAGGAGATAACCAATCTCCTTATTTCAATGGAGAAAGATGGCGCTATAACCGAGAATAAGAAAAGCAATAGCCCCGAAGCATTCCTGTTTAACATTAGCACTGAATCTCTTGAAGATTTTATTGACCAGATTGTCAGAATAGATATTTCGCTCAGAATTACGCAAGATTCGATATTAAGTTCAGTAAACTTCCGGTTGGAAGTCAAATTTGGCTAG
- a CDS encoding CHAT domain-containing protein has product MQIDREFKSIDYALRLGDFGREFELEQRNAVTLLELQEHMLRFRPNILHFSGHGSDQGRLIFENQNGGGDEAPSLAIASLFEILNSNRTPIDPTNILRCIVLSACYSLEQAEAISRYVDCVVGVSRAIKDESAIVFSTSFYRGLSYGMSAQAAFDLGRNQLQLSENVDEKIVKLVHRENIDPNRIDFINANRSNTSVSDKQSEIGMSSGNLRISDIRMAYEGEGSWSCTLDIRAQNDGDSTILINSLDLVVLDVGIVYTLGFKEYSHKYDLDISNLMKKGQVANLTLAQEIRPREIDRFAVVLTARELGTGVFARWKLQPRLNYNYGSVSGNPLTITLPHPIRFFHEDGTPADDWEAPEEIYGKFER; this is encoded by the coding sequence TTGCAAATCGATAGGGAGTTCAAATCAATAGACTATGCCCTTAGACTAGGTGATTTTGGAAGAGAATTCGAACTTGAGCAGAGAAATGCAGTCACACTACTTGAGCTTCAGGAGCATATGCTTAGGTTCAGACCTAACATATTACACTTTTCAGGTCATGGGAGTGATCAGGGACGACTAATTTTTGAAAACCAGAATGGAGGGGGTGATGAAGCGCCATCATTGGCAATAGCTTCGTTATTCGAAATACTCAATAGTAATCGTACTCCAATTGATCCAACGAATATCCTCAGATGTATAGTTTTGAGCGCTTGTTATTCATTGGAGCAGGCCGAGGCAATCTCTCGGTATGTGGATTGTGTTGTTGGGGTATCAAGAGCGATAAAGGACGAGAGTGCAATCGTTTTCTCAACTAGCTTCTACAGAGGTCTGTCTTATGGAATGAGTGCACAAGCCGCTTTTGATTTGGGTCGAAACCAGCTTCAGTTATCCGAGAACGTAGATGAAAAAATAGTCAAGTTAGTTCATCGCGAAAATATTGATCCCAATCGAATTGACTTCATAAATGCAAATCGCTCCAACACGTCGGTTTCAGATAAACAGAGCGAGATTGGAATGAGTTCAGGGAATCTTCGGATATCTGACATTAGAATGGCGTATGAAGGCGAGGGGTCGTGGTCGTGTACTCTAGATATTCGTGCACAAAACGACGGCGACTCAACTATCTTGATAAACAGTCTCGATTTGGTCGTTCTGGATGTGGGGATCGTGTACACACTAGGTTTCAAGGAATATTCTCACAAATATGATCTAGATATTAGCAATTTGATGAAGAAAGGACAAGTAGCAAATCTAACTCTGGCTCAAGAGATTAGACCCCGAGAAATTGACCGATTTGCTGTTGTACTTACTGCCAGAGAGTTGGGAACCGGTGTTTTTGCCCGATGGAAACTGCAACCTAGATTAAACTATAATTATGGCAGCGTAAGTGGGAACCCACTGACAATTACCCTGCCCCACCCTATTCGATTTTTTCATGAGGACGGTACGCCCGCGGATGACTGGGAGGCGCCCGAGGAAATATATGGAAAATTTGAACGTTGA